The following DNA comes from Ricinus communis isolate WT05 ecotype wild-type chromosome 10, ASM1957865v1, whole genome shotgun sequence.
tacataaaaacaaaatttattgcttgtgttccttctttttttttttttttttgcttggTTGTATTTTATCAAATGTATATAGGCAAAGATATAATAATACTtgagagaaaatgaaaaagaaaaaacttacCAGTGCTGGAATAAAGACGAATAGGGAGTAGCCGTAAAGACAAAACAATTGGGCAAGGCCTGATGGTGCTGAGAAGTACTTGAGGATTACATACAATCCAAGGGGAATAATGGTGACATAGCCATAGAACACACCAGCAGACCACGTCACCAGATTTATGTCATATTCCCATTTTTTGTTCTGCAGTTTGTGTGCTACATATGTCACAAAAGTGCCAATGGCAGCTGCTACAAAGATTAGGGTAGTGCATATCCAGAAAGGTCCATACCTACACAGATATTAACATTTAAGACACATTTCTTACCTACAGAATAAAAGCGAAGAAGAGAGAATGGACAGATGGGTACAGTAGATCcattatatataatgaatttgCTAGGTCCATTATTTAGTGGCTTATATCTGCCAACCATAACTGATTAGCACGACAAAAGGGCTGATAAAAGCATAAGAATCTCATTGTCTTGCCATGCATTGatgacatttaaaaataagaattataaaatttagttctATAAAGCaacaaagaagagaattaCAATCTCAAGATTTACTACAACCTAAAGACATGACATGGgatcaaattaataacacaGTTACAGAAGAAGAAGTTGAGCATAGTATGAAAATTAGCTGACATGATAACAGTCACATTTTAAGCAGCACCTACACAATCCATAAGCATACATATGTCATGAAATTCAACAGTTCAAACTTCAAATAACTTCTCACTTCTAGGAGAGAAAGGTTCTAGTTGACATGTATTTGCTCTTGACATCTACTTTGCACAAATCCACTCTTCCAAGTTAAACCCTAATCATCATCAGCGAAGCCTTAACATACAAGCAGCTAAAGAGGCACCTTTTGTGAACACTAAAAATCCAGAAATACCAAACCATTGTATTCAATTGCCAAACTACAGCCATACCCTCTGAGAAATAGCATAACAACAATTTTACAGGTCAGCTTTCCAAGTTTCCATATCATCATATTAATGCAGGAATCTCCATAAATGTTGCATTTTGTGATTACAATACCATATCCGACCACAGAAAGCTCAATATCACTGTGGGCATGactcaattttataatacaaagATTATCAACTATTATCTGAGAATATAAGCTAAGTGGTGAagtcttcttttgttttcttggtCAAACATCAATgaaaaattttacataaaagaTACGTTTCAAAATCAATAACAGATTTCTGATAAATCCAATAATAGCACATAAAAACTCAACAATATGAAACAGAAAAAATGAGTCAGGTCAAGCAGAGAGAGCTCACAAATCTGGGTTGCCAGCAGTTTTCTCAGTAAAGGTTCCTCTGAATGGAAAAAGAGAATCTTTGATTCTCTCTAAAACATCTGTAGTGTCAATATCAAAGTATGGCTTATATGCAGCAATTGTGAACGTCCGAAACCAACCACCTTGCTGAGGTTCATCAGAACCAGAAACTGGTTTTGAAAATGTATCTGCACCAATCAAATTCTGGCCATTATATTGACCCATCTGCAATCTATGAGCAAGTCACTTGTGCTACCCACAAAGTAATGAAATTGTATGAAAAATTTTAGGCTGTGTTAGCAGCTTCAAGGAAGCTATATTCAAGCAAAAATTTGTGGGCTACATTTATTTCAATCAACATCTCCTAGCTTACTTTCACTCGGTTTGCCTGGAAATTGATATAGAAGAAGAGCACTCCCCCAATCAATTAAGGTCATTTCTCCTATTTTTGAGTAGTCTTAAGAGATTATCCAAAAACCATAGGGATTTCCCGGTGGTCCAAACCACGCCCAAGTTGCTAAAAATCTCTGCTTGATAGAAATCTTCACTAGTACTACCATGAGTCCATGCAATACAAATATGTAAGCCTTTAATATAAACTCCTACTCATGCTAAAATGTATACATTTTCTCAGTACATATATCAAAATCTAACTTTGCATAGTTGACACCAAATGAAACCAGAAAGCTTAAGTTACACCACAAACAATTCAATAATTAGACATATCACTATCTATAgctattcataaaattaagaCAGAAAATGAAATCATAAAGAAACAATATACAAACCATCAGCATCACGAGGAGGATGTGAACCACCGGAGATTTTCCCTTGTGCGGTTGATGGAGGAAATGTCTGAAGAGTTGAATCTGCAACAACCAATCATATCACAAAACtgaaaaatcaaaaatcaaacaaattacACTAATTAGCAATTAGCCACACACCAGCATTCCTAAATTGATGGCGGTGCTTTCCAGAAACCAAACAACTACAGTTATCCAAATTGATCTATCTAATGAGAGTAATACCTGAGAATTTGACGGACACGTGGCCTGGATCTGGAACAGCCTAACGAATCAAAAACCAAAAAGAGATAATCAGATCTCAGTCTAATTCGTATTATATACatcaaaacaaatttttttataataataaaaaaaaaaaaaaaaaaagaagagaggagaATACTTACAGGTACGGATCCCGAGACTTTTTGATTATCAAGACTTGTGTAATTCCCTGACATCATCTTTTCTagttttctcttctcttttttgtttgttagTTTTCTGTTTCAGCTACCAGATCTCGCTCCTCTTCTGGTTGCTCGCTCGATAGCTTCCGCGTTTgagtttgtttttgttattttttattttttagtttttatttatttattcatatagtattaatttgtCTTGCATGCAAGCGAGAAGTCTGCGTCCGGtaataagtaattaaggagTTTAATACTGCGATTACTTAAATGATGGAACCAATTTCAGAATTGGGCCCATTTACATTGAAGATTCAACCATGGGCTGAAATGGCCCATTAGATTCAtcatatgtatttttattgaaaatgttAAAAGGTGTGTTTAAAATTGTTGTTAAATgttggaaaataaatttataattttttatttaataatactaaatttctttaaaataatttgtagtgtgctttttgaaaaaatttctatttcttttaaataattttttaaaattaaaaaatttatattttttcattttcaatgcCAACGATTCTTAAAACTCTTATGGTTGTGTTTGTAAAAATGTCTTTTacctttaaaattataattgtaaaaatacattttactttttcttttagtttataaaaattaatttttaaaaaaattaaacatattaatttttgttaaataattttgataaaaataaatcataaattatttagtctattaaattaaacaaaatctGAACCTAATCCTTATGTTTATCCAATGTATCTCCACGCCATATTGGATATAAGGCTAATCCATTTTCTGAAATACTTTAAGTTTAA
Coding sequences within:
- the LOC8285555 gene encoding protein YIPF1 homolog isoform X3; translation: MLMNLIGADTFSKPVSGSDEPQQGGWFRTFTIAAYKPYFDIDTTDVLERIKDSLFPFRGTFTEKTAGNPDLYGPFWICTTLIFVAAAIGTFVTYVAHKLQNKKWEYDINLVTWSAGVFYGYVTIIPLGLYVILKYFSAPSGLAQLFCLYGYSLFVFIPALCLSIVPLEIFRWVIAGVAGFMSATFVALNLRTHIKSAGERWFLIVASIFLLQLALAVVLKLYLFTVTV
- the LOC8285555 gene encoding protein YIPF1 homolog isoform X1, encoding MMSGNYTSLDNQKVSGSVPAVPDPGHVSVKFSDSTLQTFPPSTAQGKISGGSHPPRDADDTFSKPVSGSDEPQQGGWFRTFTIAAYKPYFDIDTTDVLERIKDSLFPFRGTFTEKTAGNPDLYGPFWICTTLIFVAAAIGTFVTYVAHKLQNKKWEYDINLVTWSAGVFYGYVTIIPLGLYVILKYFSAPSGLAQLFCLYGYSLFVFIPALCLSIVPLEIFRWVIAGVAGFMSATFVALNLRTHIKSAGERWFLIVASIFLLQLALAVVLKLYLFTVTV
- the LOC8285555 gene encoding protein YIPF1 homolog isoform X2; this encodes MGQYNGQNLIGADTFSKPVSGSDEPQQGGWFRTFTIAAYKPYFDIDTTDVLERIKDSLFPFRGTFTEKTAGNPDLYGPFWICTTLIFVAAAIGTFVTYVAHKLQNKKWEYDINLVTWSAGVFYGYVTIIPLGLYVILKYFSAPSGLAQLFCLYGYSLFVFIPALCLSIVPLEIFRWVIAGVAGFMSATFVALNLRTHIKSAGERWFLIVASIFLLQLALAVVLKLYLFTVTV